In Spirosoma sp. KUDC1026, the sequence GGGTTTTTAATGTTCCCTTCGGGAATAGGTTACCATCGGGGATGGTGTAACTGCCATCAGCTTCAGGGTGAATCCGCAGGATTTTGCCGCGCAGGTCGTTCGTATTACCCGACGATTTCTGGGCATCCCACGGGCTGCGGCCTTCGCGTTCATCAATGGGGGCGTAAAGCGTAGCCCGTGGGCTGGTGTTGTCACCGGTAGACAGGTAGAGGTTGCCCGCCCGGTCCCAGTCAATCGAGCCGCCCGTATGACAGCACTGCTCGCGCTGGGTCGGCACCTCCAGTATGACTTTTTTCGAGGACAGTACCAGCTCATCGCCCTTCAGTTCGTAACGGGTCAGAATGTTGCGGGCCGCGTCGGGATCGGAGTAATACAGATAGACCCAGTGGTTCTGAGCAAAATTGGGGTCGATGTTGACACCCAGCAGGCCATCTTCGGCTTCCGTTACGTTGCCTTCCTTATCGGTATACTTCGTACTGACGGGAATGGTAGCAATGGTCCGGAGCTGTTTTGTCGTGGGCGAATACAGCCGGACGGCCCCGTGCCGCTCGACGAGTAATACGCGTTCGTCGGGCAGGATGGTCATTTCGAGCGGCTCATTGAGCTTTTCGGCCAGCACCGCTTTTGTAAAACGGTTCTCGTCGGGTGGCAGCATCGTATCAAACTGACGCGGCCCCGCCGAGTAAGCCCACAGACCGATGGCCAGTCCGGTCAGGGCAACGGCAGGCAAATATGAACGATAGGGTAAACGGGTAATTTTCATTCGATAAGTAGGCTATTTTTTTGTGCGTACATTTAACGCAATACTACGTTTTATTTGCGTGTATTAACTACGCACACACTTTTTTTAGTTATGAATTTTAGCGAAGTAGTCCAACAACAGATCGACGATTATCTGCTCAACTTTCTTCCTTCGGTATCGCTCGACCTGGTTATTTTCGGTTTTCATGAAGGACAGCTGAAGGTGTTGCTTCTCCAGCTTAAGGGATCGAACGACTGGCTGCTACCGGGAGGGCGCGTAGGTAATCAGGAAAATCTGGACGATGCCGCTTACCGGACCTTGCGGGAGCGCACTGGCCTCGACCGTCTGTTTCTCCAGCAGTTTCACACCTTCGGCAACGTTAATCGCCTGACGTATTTTTCCTGGCAGGAAACCCTGTTGCGGCTGGGCATGAAGGACATAGCTGCCCGATTACTGGACGACGACAGTATCCTGAAAAACTTCCGGGATGTGTCGGTAGGGTTTTACGCACTGGTCGAGTACACGCAGGTAAGTCCCACCCCCGACCTGCTCACCGACGAATGCCGCTGGTGGGATATCGGTCAGGTTCCGGCACTTCTGTTCGATCATAACGATATGATTCGGCTGGCGCTCAAAACCCTCCGGCGGCAGCTTAGCTACCAGCCCGTGGGGTATAATCTGCTGCCCGACTCGTTTAC encodes:
- a CDS encoding NUDIX hydrolase gives rise to the protein MNFSEVVQQQIDDYLLNFLPSVSLDLVIFGFHEGQLKVLLLQLKGSNDWLLPGGRVGNQENLDDAAYRTLRERTGLDRLFLQQFHTFGNVNRLTYFSWQETLLRLGMKDIAARLLDDDSILKNFRDVSVGFYALVEYTQVSPTPDLLTDECRWWDIGQVPALLFDHNDMIRLALKTLRRQLSYQPVGYNLLPDSFTMTELQTLYETILGRSLDRRNFYKQMMNYNVLDRLEKRPTIPSSKAPYLYRFNQKRYEQLLSEENFSVG